The Belonocnema kinseyi isolate 2016_QV_RU_SX_M_011 chromosome 2, B_treatae_v1, whole genome shotgun sequence nucleotide sequence GAAAGGTATATATGAAGACGCACGAAACTCACTCTGATGACGTAGTTTTGTACCCCTCCTCCTTCCCCCGTACGCAAGTAACGTAGCCGCTAGCTAAATACGCATGTCACGTTTACTTTGCGTTTTTTTTGCGTCACGAagcaataataatgaaaaatgttaaaagccCAAAATGGTCTCTCAGCGGAgaaaataggatgatttttcacaaagattttaagatttcaagtcgaaatatcttaaatttacaacaaaatagttgatttttcaacaaaaaagtaaattttaaaccaagaaatataaattttcagacaagaaagatGACTCCTGccataaaagatatttaaaatccaaaggaatagttttccacaaaatagttaaattttcgaccaaaaatgacgaattttttataatgcGGTTAAGTATTGAACAAAACCGTTCATATTTAACCCAGaacgatggattttcaactatatgataaaatttttaaccaaacgagataaattccggaccaaaaatataaaaataaacttttcaaaagaaaaaaagaaaaatttttgaactaaatctagttgaatatttttactgtgttccattaattcagtttaaatttaagttaagaaaacgaaaaaaggaggaaaataatttagaataaggGAAAAATGTAGAATTCATGAAAAAAGAGGTAAAGAGGTAAATTTGCAAACTTAGTTTTAGCCTTGGAAAACGTACTGaacgttatctaagttcgtaacatTACTTGCACAGACTACTAACCACTAACTGACCACTCACCCTCCAATTTGGTAATTTAATGTTATGTACTGCCCCTAAGTGGTAGGtttgataaatatatatacataattaaaaatttgtcataaggacaaccgcaggatttcgtcgggagcgggtgctaatctggaaaattgcacccgctcccagcgaaatcgcggtaaaatttcNNNNNNNNNNNNNNNNNNNNNNNNNNNNNNNNNNNNNNNNNNNNNNNNNNNNNNNNNNNNNNNNNNNNNNNNNNNNNNNNNNNNNNNNNNNNNNNNNNNNTTTTGTATTAAATTCTTAATCATTCCAGCTTCCACTAGGCCGATGAACTTGTCTACGACGAGCCCATTTGAAATGGCAATGACAGCAGGCACAGCCTTAACTTCGAAGGTGTGAACTAATTCTGGGTTCGATTCGACGTCAACAATGGCGAGGTGCAAATCGTCCATTGGCCCGACTAACTCTTCCAGCTTTGGTGTTAAAATTTTACAAGGATCACACCACTCAGCGTGAAAAGTTACTATTACTGGTATCCTACTGTTTAGCACCTTGTCTACAAATTCATTATTGTCGTTGatagtaaattttttgttcactcGACTTAGTAATGATATTCCGCGCACCGAGGGCCGAACGACTCTTATAATATTGGAAagcatttttgcaattttctattTAAGCTACGTACAGATGACGTATTGagctgattttaaatattttaatgatcagTAGACTTATCTTTGCAGACAAttatacacaaaatttaaaatttgtttttttaactcTGA carries:
- the LOC117168335 gene encoding thioredoxin, mitochondrial, yielding MLSNIIRVVRPSVRGISLLSRVNKKFTINDNNEFVDKVLNSRIPVIVTFHAEWCDPCKILTPKLEELVGPMDDLHLAIVDVESNPELVHTFEVKAVPAVIAISNGLVVDKFIGLVEAGMIKNLIQ